One stretch of Microplitis mediator isolate UGA2020A chromosome 9, iyMicMedi2.1, whole genome shotgun sequence DNA includes these proteins:
- the LOC130674179 gene encoding uncharacterized protein LOC130674179, which produces MECALTKLIISDAHQLTMHDGTQLTLAFIRQKYWIIGGRQPVILKCMKCARRRADRAQQLMGQLPVSRVTPSPAFTHTGVNYAGPISLKNWRCRRAKTNKVWICVFVCLSTSAVHLEIVSDYSSSGFIAALRRFISRSGICITFYSDCGTTFKGAEHDLNRLFTRGNQESREILDHITVNSIAWHFHPLAVSHMGGKWEVAVKSLK; this is translated from the coding sequence ATGGAATGCGCACTCACTAAACTCATTATATCTGATGCTCATCAGCTTACCATGCATGATGGTACTCAACTTACTCTTGCATTCATACGACAAAAGTACTGGATCATTGGCGGTAGACAACCGGTTATACTCAAATGTATGAAATGCGCACGACGTCGTGCTGATAGAGCTCAACAACTCATGGGTCAGTTACCAGTATCAAGAGTCACTCCATCACCTGCGTTCACACACACTGGAGTTAACTATGCTGGTCCAATATCACTCAAAAATTGGCGATGCAGAAGAGCAAAAACAAACAAAGTCTGGATTTGTGTTTTTGTCTGTCTTTCTACTTCAGCAGTACACCTAGAAATAGTCAGTGACTACAGCTCTAGTGGGTTCATCGCAGCACTCCGCAGATTCATCAGCAGAAGTGGCATCTGCATAACATTCTACAGCGATTGCGGAACGACGTTCAAAGGCGCTGAACATGATCTCAACCGTCTGTTCACTCGAGGAAATCAAGAGTCAAGAGAAATACTTGATCACATCACTGTTAACAGCATTGCTTGGCATTTCCATCCACTAGCAGTTTCACACATGGGTGGAAAGTGGGAAGTTGCTGTCAAATCACTTAAATGA